The stretch of DNA ACACAGAACAATGTGTACTAGACACATGACAATGTGTACTAGACACATAACAATGTGCACTAGACACATAACAATGTGTACTAGACACATGACAATGTTTACTAGACACAGAACAATGTGTACTAGACACATGACAATGTGCACTAGACACATTACAGACACTAATTATAATCACAGTTATTTTGGTCAATCTTGAAATCGTGATTAGTTAACATGATTACttgttgacttttggaaagatgttgcttCTATTGAAGTTTGAATCAataaaacaccttgaactgtgacagACATAATTATAATTTCCCTGTTTGAACTGTTTGAATTCTCCATCAGAATACGAGACAGAATGTTTTAATGTGATGATGtaataataacagcaggacagatgaGTGAATCATAATTGTTTTCACTTCGTAATCGAGGATGATGATGTACCGACTTGTACCACAGAGTTTATGTCTCATTTGCACCACAACAACAGGTTGTgcaatataaatatacagtaggtaGGTCATTAACTGCTGTATATTGTTTTATAAGGTATTCAACCATCTGTATAGTATCTTGTTGTGCAAACATAATTACCTCCATAATCAGTTTTTATGAGTCATCATGTGATTTAGAGAAGGGGAGGAACAGGACAAAGGTTTCTGTTATGAACATTTGACCTTCACTGTCATTTCTTCTTATTTCCTTTCTCGTCTTAATAGAAATCCCCCACTTTGGcacactgtataaaaacacaagaacagagagacagacagacagacagacagacagacagacagacagacaaacagacatagggacagacagacagacagacagacagacggacggacagacggacggacagacggacggacggacagacagacagacagacagacatacatacagaggaacagacagacagacagagagacagacagacggacagagggacagacagacagacagagggacagagggacagacagacagacatacagacggacagacggacaggcggacggacagacagacagacagacagacggacagacagacagacagacagacagagggacagacagacagacatacatacagaggaacagacagacaaacagagagacagacagacagaaagacagacagagggacagacagacagacagagggacagagggacagacagacagacagacagacagagagacagacagaaagagtaGTAAAAcgaaagagaaagaaagtaaaATGTGTTAGTTTTGTCTGATGGTTGTCTGATGGTTGTCTGATGGTTGTCTGATGGTTGTCTGAGGGCaggattgtgtttgtgttgtcagaTGTAACAGGTTCTGTTCtgctgttgtttgtgtgttcagtTCAGAAAGAGTTTCTGCTGACTCATCACTAGCAGAGGGAAGTGCTGCTGGACCTAAAAAGGCCATATAGTTTAATTAACAAGAGAATACAGATTATAACatataaaacaacttttaaaatgctttttaaagaTGTGCACTGACATGGCTTCTTATCTACGTTCATTTTCATTTGTCTTATAAATACGATCAAATGGAAAAAATGAACTGTTGATCTGATGTGGATGTTAATGCAGGACAATGTCAACTGAAACAACAGAACTGTGaaatcctcctgcttccctgaagtcaccCTGAGACAACATGTTGACTTCCTCTGTGAGTGAGTTATGCAAAACAAACGCACGACTTGCCTCTGATTTGCTAGTAGGCTACTCGTTGCCTTCGTAGGTTGGTGAGAATACCTAAtaagccaatcagaaagagCAGGGCGGGACATTACTTCACCTCCTCTGGGTGTGTGAGGTCTGTAGAGAAAATACAGGTGTGGTTTATACGGAGGCTATATTACCTGTTGTGATCTGAGATCTCTTCACTCCACAGATAcagactcagagagagagacttttattttgtctttttaatcTAGCTATCTATCATTCCTCATCTAGACATGGAAGCAGTATGGAACAGGAGAGGATCTAAGGAACATTTTTGGAGAAGTCAGCACTTAAGGCTAAATGATTTAAAAGAGAAAGCTAAAGCTGCAGGTTTGCGAAGTGATTATCTCTTCAAAGACAACATCCCCGAATCTCCTCGCCCAGAGTTTTATGTATCTCATGTCAAACATGACACAGACAAAGAGGGATTGCGAGGCATCAGGACGGATAACGGCTTCAAGGTAGGACTGGGAAATATATCAACATTATATCAATACTGtgatatatgagactagatcaTGTCTTAAATGTTGTCTCTTCCTGGTTCTAAAGGCTgttttacagtaaagtgatgtaattttctgaactcaccagacagttgtagctgttctattatttgcctttaaccacttagtcagAGTATTCACTGGGGGCGTGACGAGACACCCAGCTCACGAGATCGAGatgagattttaacactattttacagaAATAGAGAAATAACgcttattttactattgtttcatattgattactttctaaatcacaaataaattagcatcaaacactcaacagatgatgtttgtgaagacagatgctcttttctcctcctctgtatTTTATTAATTGCAGCACTAAAGAAggaagtaggctactctagtatCCATTTATGACCATTATAGGACTAACGGAGAACATTTCcctttgtttaatatcattaaaagtaaagttaggctTGCTGTTCGCTTCCCGACTGATtttaacagagaaagagagagagggagacatagagagagagagagagagagagagagagagagagagagagagagagagagacttcccTGAGACATTTTGTTATAGCACCAATTATCATCGCAATATTGACATTGagatatttggtcaagaatatggTGATATCAGATTTTGTTGTTGCTCTCAGGCCCCCTTCAAGGACCCGTCCTCTGGGTTTGATCTGCTGTGGTGGAGTCTGTCTGTTGGACCTGATGAGATAACGTCAGCTGAGAGGAGACTCCTGGAGAAAACCTACCCAGATCAGATGGATCTCCTGGAGAAGTTCACCACCTCTCCAGCCTTCCTGAAGACCTCCAGGCTGGGCTCGTACCGCTTCACCTTCCCCCTGAAGGACCTACTAGAGGCCTACAGAGAACAGGTACAGGGTTAGAATTAAGCTCCATCAGTTTGGCAGAAGTAAAAACAATCAATAGAGTGATAGACATCAGGTCATTCTTGTTCCCGCAAATATTAGCAGGAAAGATGTGAGGGCATGTATATTggtgcttgcagctttaattgttattattattccatccatctttgtccgcttatccggtatcgggtcgcgggagtagcagctccagcagcggaccccaaacttccctttcccgagccacattaaccagctctgactgggggaccccgaggcgttcccaggcctgcttggagatataatccctccacctagtcctgggtcttccccgaggcctcctcccggtagattgagagctttgccttctggctcagctttCTTTTCATGATATAGGCCCCGCCCATTTCCGCTAAGATGGTTTTCTGCAATATCGTGCAATGGGCAAAACCAACATTTTTGAACTTGTCCTAGGGcatgcgaccgatctgcacgaaacctggtagtTAGCAtgtccagatggacctgaccaaaatttatcaaaagaattttgctaaGTTAAAGTCATATTAAcgtatcatatctcggccaaattaaatgttatcagcaaagaacttgagatcattgttcaacatcccactacaatgctctgtaccaaatctgccaaagatcggccattagggggcgctataatcaaagtttatttgttttggccaataactcaatgcgtttaaattgaaaatttgaaattgcaatatctctgccagaATATATgctatcaacacgaaacttgtgatgcttgttcggcatgccgctctgaggctctgtaacAAATTTGgtaaagatcggccattagggggtgCTATAGTCAACGTAGAGCATTTTGGGCCCTTTTACCCCTTCTGAGGTCGAGCATATACCACACCAAATGTCACTTCTGATTCATaacttaataactttataattatAACTAGTAGAAACATACAGTCTTTTGGAGCTAAAAGTGAACAGTCGCCCCGTTCTGCTGATGTCTTTCTTGTCTTCCTAGCCCTTACAGAAGGTTTTGTATCCAGCCTAGAAGTCCAGAGTTTTAATCcatactgttacatccaagattgatacactgtatgtaagaaatgtaaatagtttgtcctttatatatgagttataatgttcaatatgtttatttttgcactggatgactccaaatatatagaactgttttagacaacacaaatgcttgtgtggcattgctctgtgtgtgatatcaatatatatctgtgagattcatgttgcgttttatttatttatttgtctttatggtCCTACAACCTTTtcagcacaaatattctaatagcccaattttgatattttacaagcttttatagaaaataaaagcagaCGGACCAGAGGTTGTCAAAAATCCTTGGGGCTCTGGGATATTTACAATGTACCGCAGACCTTGCGGCTCACACCTTTTGATATTTCCTGATGTTTGCCTCCCCACCGTTATGCTTTGGGTCCCACTTTCGCACACTCCCCGGGTCGCCGGGGGCGACTGGCGctgggaggcttggaccccgtaataactgcttgcagttgtagttagggcccgagcacgaaagtgcgaaggaacctattgtttttgtaaggattaTTATTCCGCGACATCACTCACATTTCTGAAGGGCTTAGCATGCTGGAAAACTCACAAATATTTGCATACATGTCAGACCTggcaaaaactacaaagttatGTAGTGATTGGACTCGAGCCTTGTCAGGGGGCTCCATAGAGCCCTCTAATGAGCTTCGGAATTCTGAAAAAATTAGAAGTTAATATACCAAATTTTGGGGGAACATAGGTCTCATCTTGAAGTCcatgaggcatttttttttaatttttccaaTTGACAGTAAGTCGGCCATCTTGGTTTTCGTGCGAAATTCTTCATTTTATGACCAGGAGtttgaggactttaggatgcacgAAAACTCTCGAAGTTGTGTAAGAATAGAAAATTCTTTGATCTGAGTTCACATTTAGGCTTGAAAGTGGTATGGTTGCTCTATAACGCCCcccttgggcacatttttgacaGCCTCAGTATATACGAAAACTCATAAAAATTGGCGCCCCcataaacacctgggagctttgcgAGACTGTACAGCGATTTGACCCATACCTGTAAGTGGGCtacatagcgccccctaatgcctggaaggccttaacttggacatagttgctctgatcttcaccagatttaatacccatattgctctaatcattgcggacatatttcccatttaccttcattagctccgcccaaccggaaggcggccatttttaattatgcatttttcaggtgttttacattctttcgaactcgtcctaggccgtgatttaaatcttcttgaatctttgcaggtagtatctgttgacccTTATGACGAAAACTTAtccaaagaattttgatagttgaaaaaatgcacaagttacagcaacttcctgtctaaacaagaagttgcgttatcttggcaacaattattgCGATTGCCCCGAAACTTGACAAGGTTGTTCCTCATGGTCAGTTTAGCATCTGTGCCAAATGTGGCGGCAATcagccattagatggcgctgttttaatttttttaaattaatctgCAAAATATTGATGTATGGGAAACCTACTCTGTCTAACTACTCCTGGGGCGTAAGTCCAATCTGCACAAAAACTTGGATatagactcggtggaccctcGTGACCAACAGGACCAACAGGAAGTTGTGTATTTTACCAAGATTTATTCCGATTGACACCAAACATGACACAGTTGTTCAGCATAGGGGCTTGAGCGTCCATGCCAAATTTAGAGTGAATCGGCCATTAGGTGATGCTGTTAGAATTTTGGTTATTAATTATTTACATTgcgatatatgggaaacctactttgtctaactcctcctgggcCGTGAGTCCAATCTGCACAAAAACTTGGATATAGACTCAGTGGACCCTCGTGACTAAAAGttatgaaaagaattttgatagctaaaacaatgcgcaagttatagaggaacaacttcctgtaggtggctgttaaaatatgcatggttgtatcttggcaaaagttatttcaatttacatgaaacttgaatgtgtggtctacatgtgatgtaGTGATGTCTGCCAGTACCCCCTGGGcaaggagcgagggcccgtcatcgctgcttgcagctttaattagggcccgagcacaaaagtgcaaggccccaacggtgccttgcactgaaagtgtgaaggaacctattgtttttggtcagattattagggcccgagcgccgacagcagcgaaggccctattggaactgaaggaattattttctgcaaatgaattgcctttttgaggggcttaccatattcaaaaactcaccaaaattggcgggcACATCAAGCATGgcaatttacatattttaagcGTTTCGGGAATAgccgcacaaaaatggctcgctagtgccccctacaaaacttaaaaaatgtagccctgcagtgcgtttatcgtAGACTTACGAAACTTGGTAGAAATATGTAGCATGTCAGGATGTACCAAAAatgtccgccattttgatttcaaatttAGTGAGATTTTGgacatttccacatgtcgtactttaacgaactcctcctagagatttcatccaatcaacttcaaatttggtctgtgccatcttaagacattaaagatgaaaagttgttaaaagaaaaacttttcgtcatagggcgtggccgtggcggggcggccattttgtgcgtttcgccatagaaacaggaagtgggtgtaacttgagtgtacattgtccaattggctcgaaacttttcaggattcataagagtccaactctgaggacaaataaaggccgatatttacttaaagtcatagagccccctagtggcaacaggaagtaggcctaaaagtcaaggtgctatactttaacgaactcctcctagagatttcatccgatggacttcaactTTGGTCTGTATCTTCACAACACCTtatagatgaaaagttattaaaagaaaaacttttcgtcaaacggtgtgggcgtggcgtggcggccattttgagtgtttagcgatgaatgagtaagtggctgtaactacagtgtacattgtcatatctgcttgaaatttcccacaatcaacaacagtccaggcctgaggacatctacaggccaatattgactttttgtcatagcgccccccgctggcaacaggaaatcagccttatatgacaaacatcatctgatttacatgaaacttagaatgtgtggtgtacatgtgatactgagccgctatactttaaccacgcccacttacacaggccacgcccctttcataacatttgatcCGTTTaaggtcttgtgtgaggtatcattgaattCAGCAGAGACTttgtcattggtcatggtttggcccaccccctatgtttaagccacgccccctttcataactggtgacctgTTTCTTGAACACTATTGTGTGAGCTATCATTGAACTAAACAGAGAGTtccgttttcattggtcatggtttgtcccgccccctatgctttagccacgccccctttcacagctaatgaactgtatgacgtagagtcttgtgtgaggaatcattgaactcagcacggagttcccttttcattggtgataatttgcagtgtctgagtgctgcacaaatgcacggtcgcaaggagcggcgtccgccagtaacccgaactcgcagaggcgcgagggcccgtccatcactgcttgcagctttaattattattattattataattattacttaaaACACACAGTTCACTCTCAAACACAACTCTTTCCTCCTTTTAACATATAGGAAGCAGAACGTTTCAGAACATTACTGTACAGTCGTCCATTAAAACCTCTTCTGTTGTCTCCAGTTTTGCTCCGACGCTCCTCCCGTAATGCGGGTGTTCAAGACTGTCCTGTACAAACAGGAAGTGAATCACGTTGTGCTGGTCCACAGTCCAGATCAGGAGCATCAGTTCTCTGACTATCCTCTGCTGACTGACAACCCAGACGCTGTCTGCACTTACAGAGACGGCTGCTTCATCTGGAGGCCTGAGGCCATGAGTGGGACACACGGGTAAGAACCACAGACACtcatctgtcctgctgttattacagacactgaactGACCACAGACATtcatctgtcctgctgttattacagacactgaactaaccacagacactcatctgtcctgctgttattacagacactgaactaaccacagacactcatCTGTCCtactgttattacagacactgaactgaccacagacactcatctgtcctgctgttattacagacactgaactgaccacagacactcatctgtcctgctgttattacagacactgaactGACCTGGAACTTGTTGTTTCCAGTTGTCTCTCTGTAGTTGCCATATCTTTAGTAATAGTAATGAGTGAAAGTCTTCAACGTTATCTTTGTCTCTGTTATTTGTCAGATATGAGTTGATTGTGGGATCTGATCAGATGGAAGCCCAGCTGTTGAGTCGTAGCCAAACTGAGCATTATGTTTGGGATAACGTCTCCATCGCCCTGCATGTGCCGAATAAACAGGTACCTTTACTGCTCGTTCTTCTCACTCTCTACAGACACCCCTGTTTCCTTTCAGTCTTGTTTTTTAGTCTTTTCTGTCCATATTCTAAAGATAAAGAGGTCAGGATGATCCAAAGTGGATCTGCAGGTTCTGGGCAGATTCAGACATTTAGGACAACTCAGATACATTTCAGCCGTCTCTCAGGTGAACTTCGTCTCTAAAGTGTTCCTGTTAAGTAAAAAGTCCATCAGTATTTTATtcccaacaagtcctccaaaccatatgaaGATATAGTACCTATGGGAGCATGTTttaggggaggacagtctctttATTCCTGCTGCCCACCCTGCCTGATCCTTCCTGCCACAACAGATCCACTCCACTCTTGTGTTCATATGTTTATAAAGCACatacaacgtatatatcctcaCCCCCTTTTTAACCCTTTCATTCAGAGACCCTCCACTTGTTCTGTTCTTCATCTTCtcctcttgtttttctgttttaggTGCTGAACTTTGCCGGCCGACTGAGAGAGAACCTCAAGTCCTGCCGTAGAGAAATACTTACAAAGGATGGTGTCACATATGAAGACTTCCCAACAGGGGAGCTTGTTAATGAATTGTGGCCTGACCATCCCTCCCCACTGGAGAAAGATGAATAGCTAAATTAAGTGTCAACAGTGTCACCATCTGATAGTTTTTCACTATTAAAGTGTCTTCCCTGAATCTTCCTGCCTCTGAGTCTGTTTTTGGGttcttcctgtctgtgtggTGTCCATCAGTCGTTAAGACCTGACATCCTGCTTTACTTTGGTAAACCCTAAATAACATTACTGTCACAGTTACACGCAGCAGTTTCTGGGCTGATACTGTCGTCTTCGTTAGTTGAGAGGAGGTCAATAAAGCCCCAACAGCTTCTCTCATTTGATCTCTGTTTATTATAAGTAATAAAGCAAAAGGATTACATGACAGACATCGATGCGGGTCACTTTGCTTCACTCTGAAAGCTCCCAGACTTCCTACAGACAGTTGCTATTCTATTCTACTCCAGGGAGTGCTCCTCCCATTGGTTGGTTGGGGCCAGGATCCTTTGGCCCTTTGCGTCAGCGCAATCCTGGTCCAATGACTTCTTCATCTGCTCTCTGTAGGAGGAGTGTGCTGTAGGGAATTGTTCTGAAGAAGAGGAAGGCCCACAAAGGCCAAAAAAGATCTGACTCCAATTACTCTGTTTACTCTAATTCCTGCGTGTCCGTTgatgagaagattaataccaGAACTCAAAGATCAATCAGAGACGAtaggttaaaggacaattccagcgcaaaattaacctacgggttaataacatatgtgttgtcgatatgttttcatgctaatcaaatctgtatttagcttgaaacaagctagggcaaaccggtgattagcttctAACGCTATCCTTCGGGAAagagggtaaatcactatttctacaccactaaacagacagtttattaaaaagattataAAGACCGTTcactatacaggcaggcgccatcttgggaaaacagtcatgaccaggtGAACCATGAACGcagtgtttgagctatgttactggttactggttgcatataatctatctttttaataaactgtctgtacacttaaaaagttctcaatgcttcagttaacatATAGGGTGTTATGGTTTGGACATTTCTGCTGCCTGGTTTTGGATATTTCGGTTGCCTTTATTATCATTTCTGTgtgttccctgtgtttgtatatttattctgtatatttctgtttagttatctcctTGTTTATGATGATTACCCTGTCTTGACTGTGTTctgtatattgtgtattttttggttAAGTCCGGTGttctctgttgtgttgtgtcaagtttctgtgtttagttgatgtcatgttttctgtcggttgttcctgtttcctgttttattttgatagtctgttttctgtcttgtcatgtctagttttactctcTGTGTTTCCCACCTCTGTTGATtaccctgccccgccctgatgtgttccacctgtcgtatcacctgtccctcatttgttcattacctcgtgtgtttaacctctgtgttccctttgcctcttgttggattgttttgtaTCCATTTGTGTTCTTCCCCTGTTGCTTGTTCAGTGTGTTCCTGCCTGTGTTTAGTCCATCAGTTTGTGCATTTTATCGCCTGCTGCCGTTACTTTGATTTCTCCCTGCCTGATAGAGATGGCGAACTGAAGTTTTCTGAACCAGTGAAGCTTTCAATCCAATTATATCGAAAAAAGGTTCAATACTCGAAGCTTCAGAGCTCTATGAGGACATCTGGTGGTGAAGTTAAGGATAGCATTGTGTCACAAACTGTTTCACAGATATTAtccatgaatgtctttgagtcaaagatgaagacatttttagtatgaattcatggataaataaataatgacataaataaCTAAGCCTATTTGGGACTTTGcataagtaaaaatgtaattgccttctccacaaaaaaaataaacaaagttaggattttggttgtgtttgtaaacaaatacatcaatttgggagggaaacgaatgaagaacacattgcacacacatttctgtgattatattgagtacgtagcctagagcaactttctactcgctataaactctcttttataaacgttctactcgctataaactttctactcgctataaactctcttttataaactttctactcgctataaactttctactcgctataaactcttTTATAAAtgttctactcgctataaactttctactcgctataaactctcttttataaactttctactcgctataaactctcttttataaactttctactcgctataaacttaCTTGCAATAAACTCTCTACTGGCTATAATAATTGCTATAATAATCTCTCTATTAACTAACCTTCCTGACTCTGTTGACTCTTCTACTGCAACAACCCACAAAGCGCACCCAGTGAACCACTTTGAATTCAACTTCGAAGCAGTcacgtgggtgtgtgtgaaatgAAGGTTCGGACGTCACTGGTCACGTGATTATCACAAAACCAATCAACCTCCGATACAAAGCTTCATTCCAAATAGGTTCATTTCTTTGATACATGCTTCGAAGCAGAGGGTTCACGGGTAACATCACTACTGCCTGACTTTGTGAGttttttccagtctctgtactgccgttttttgttggattaaatacagaaaattcaaaccttctcctgcctgccggcctctccctgcatttgggtcctctaTCTCCCGCTACCCACCACATAG from Sander lucioperca isolate FBNREF2018 chromosome 13, SLUC_FBN_1.2, whole genome shotgun sequence encodes:
- the LOC116065178 gene encoding uncharacterized protein LOC116065178 isoform X1, whose protein sequence is MEAVWNRRGSKEHFWRSQHLRLNDLKEKAKAAGLRSDYLFKDNIPESPRPEFYVSHVKHDTDKEGLRGIRTDNGFKAPFKDPSSGFDLLWWSLSVGPDEITSAERRLLEKTYPDQMDLLEKFTTSPAFLKTSRLGSYRFTFPLKDLLEAYREQFCSDAPPVMRVFKTVLYKQEVNHVVLVHSPDQEHQFSDYPLLTDNPDAVCTYRDGCFIWRPEAMSGTHGYELIVGSDQMEAQLLSRSQTEHYVWDNVSIALHVPNKQVLNFDAGRLRDNLKFCHEGYPSIIPRYKFHNFQGAEQLVNNLWPNHPSPLEKDE
- the LOC116065178 gene encoding uncharacterized protein LOC116065178 isoform X3 translates to MEAVWNRRGSKEHFWRSQHLRLNDLKEKAKAAGLRSDYLFKDNIPESPRPEFYVSHVKHDTDKEGLRGIRTDNGFKAPFKDPSSGFDLLWWSLSVGPDEITSAERRLLEKTYPDQMDLLEKFTTSPAFLKTSRLGSYRFTFPLKDLLEAYREQFCSDAPPVMRVFKTVLYKQEVNHVVLVHSPDQEHQFSDYPLLTDNPDAVCTYRDGCFIWRPEAMSGTHGYELIVGSDQMEAQLLSRSQTEHYVWDNVSIALHVPNKQVLNFAGRLRENLKSCRREILTKDGVTYEDFPTGELVNELWPDHPSPLEKDE
- the LOC116065178 gene encoding uncharacterized protein LOC116065178 isoform X2 is translated as MEAVWNRRGSKEHFWRSQHLRLNDLKEKAKAAGLRSDYLFKDNIPESPRPEFYVSHVKHDTDKEGLRGIRTDNGFKAPFKDPSSGFDLLWWSLSVGPDEITSAERRLLEKTYPDQMDLLEKFTTSPAFLKTSRLGSYRFTFPLKDLLEAYREQFCSDAPPVMRVFKTVLYKQEVNHVVLVHSPDQEHQFSDYPLLTDNPDAVCTYRDGCFIWRPEAMSGTHGYELIEGPDQMEVKELFGREVQFYVWDNVSIALHVEEQVLNFDAGRLRDNLKFCHEGYPSIIPRYKFHNFQGAEQLVNNLWPNHPSPLEKDE